TACTTCTATTgatcatttatattttataaatttcgttaatattgcTACAATCCGCAGAAAACAATCCATTGTGGAATCGTTTACATGTAATTTGCATTTTGGACATAATTCATGCCATAAATACGTCGCGCAAATACATTATTGAGGAGCTGGTTGAAGACGAAAGCTTTTCGGaccaatttttaatgaaattgggGACACACTCGAAAAGAAGAACTCAATTTTACGATAATAACCATTCAAACTAtctatttaacaaaatgttcttctcAACAGAATTCGTAAACCATGAGAGACATACTGAGGAGACaagagaaattttaaataaatttcataatcttctCAATTCACATTTTCCTAAATATGAATTTGAAATGGTTAATGCTGAGGACATTGGTACGTACAAGacaattgtttaattttttaaactttttttttttttttaattttagaatcAATTGAGGAATTTATCCAATTCTTTTTGAGGTATCCTCAATTTTCCCAAATGGTGGTGGCACTTCGTGGCTTTAAAGAAGCGGCGGAAATAATGATGCTTCGTGGTGTCGACGAACTTAACAGCATAGCCCTCACAACAATACAGCTAGAGCAAATATTTAATGTATGGCGCAGAACAATATACTTTGATACAACTTCATTAAATGTTATATTGTATCAAATTGGGAGACTGTTCTCCCAGTATTACTTAAATGGGAATCCATATGGGATAAATTATTCCCAAATTATTAGAGAACTTGCAaaagaaatggaaattttaaatattccatTGCAATAAAGCCGTATATCGATTGTTATGGAAGCTGAGGCTGAGAAGCTTAATCGGTACGTATAATTGGTCTTAATCTTGTGCTAATTCGGAcctaatctatatatataaaattcaaattattcaaCCGACCTGTCCTGTTGATCGCAATTCTCTTACAACAGCCAATTTAAGAGCAGTTCCCCGGATTTTAAGAAATCTTTTGTCACGGTaagttcttaaaaatttttataccttttTATATCAATGTCTAGTAACAAAGTttcgtaaacaaaaaatattgcaaaacatGTTGGTCATTTACAATTATTCGGATTTTAGATTTGAAGTTATGGAAACAAATTAAGTTGTTCAGTTGTTCATTAAGTCAGAAAACAATAGTAAAATGTAAATagatatattcaattaaatttgcaaatcacaaaactttccatatgaTTTTGCATTATTATTTTATCATTTTCAGTCTATCCATAAACTGTGATAATGCTGCATATGGTTGtacattggttctcaaacttgatGCTCTCAATTCTCATTTGGAAGAGTGAGAACATAACCCAAAAAAACCATTGCCATGCGAAAAAGGATGTGGTTTTGTTATACCAAAAGACGAACTTAAGGATCATGTCATAAGAATCATAATGATATtgacacaacaacaaaaaatggtcGAATTTAAAACGAAAATCGCTGATCAAAATCTAACAATAAACGAGTTGAAGCGAGAATTACAACTGTTTAAGGACTTTATGCGTGCCATGCGTGTATCTAATCCAGCAATGTTCACAGGTATGATTGTTGCATTCTTCACACGTATGTAGAGATTTATAGTTGATTTGCGTATTAGGTGGGTCTTGCTGCTCCTACACCAGATACGGTGACGGCCGTGATCATTGCTAATTGGCTGGATCCCCATATACCGCGTCAAGACAATGATGAACGCATTAGACGCCTACAAAGAGATAAAGAGTCCTTGGCTTTGCAATATCAAATGGTGGCAGATAAACTGTGTGAACAAAGTGATCGCATTATTGAATTGGAAGGGCTTTTGGCGGAAAAAACCCAACAACTAAGTGCCAAAGACGAACTACTACAGCGTCAACTATGCACACGCTAAATGTAAAACTTACCGGAGTGTATATGGTACGTATGGATTTCTAGATTTTTCACCCATTTTTTGATGGCTTCTTATAGCATTTCGCCGAATATTCGCCAGTTttcttgccaaaaatttttgtcgcgGCAGATTTTCGAATTCTTTTCTTAATTGTACTTCGACATTGTCGTATGATTTGTTTGCTATTCTTCGTACGTTAAAAAATTCGTAGGTGTTGTCCGATAAGGATGGCTCTTGCTCTACGAGCTCAATGGCTCGaagccaaaaatttttattgaaggcACAGATTGaagctataaaataaaataaaattttatcaaaaattttgtcataattttattactatagaaaatttttccaaaattttatctaccgatttttacacgggtatataaaatattgtcgtaattttatttctatagaactaaaatatatatataactaaataaCTTACTTGGATCGTTGCAGGGGGAG
This is a stretch of genomic DNA from Haematobia irritans isolate KBUSLIRL chromosome 4, ASM5000362v1, whole genome shotgun sequence. It encodes these proteins:
- the LOC142233544 gene encoding liprin-beta-1-like; the protein is MILTQQQKMVEFKTKIADQNLTINELKRELQLFKDFMRAMRVSNPAMFTGMIVGLAAPTPDTVTAVIIANWLDPHIPRQDNDERIRRLQRDKESLALQYQMVADKLCEQSDRIIELEGLLAEKTQQLSAKDELLQRQLCTR